A DNA window from Oscarella lobularis chromosome 8, ooOscLobu1.1, whole genome shotgun sequence contains the following coding sequences:
- the LOC136190059 gene encoding EF-hand calcium-binding domain-containing protein 11-like yields the protein MLSSFRDSRNGDDRARTRRQSNDRADLLRAFREADERKTDALDANDLHVAHVSLFGYEPSSDEIERWMNGRATVDFEAFARTLGPRYAARHREGDARQVFLAMDATCRGFLVVDDLRKAFRAFAPRLASKDVEWMFGEVDGDGDGRVSYRDFLLMIQGSR from the coding sequence ATGctatcgtcgtttcgcgattcgcgcaacggcgacgatcgcgcgcgaACTCGTCGTCAATCGAACGATCGCGCCGACTTGCTTCGCGCTTTTCGCGAAGCCGACGAACGAAAAACGGACGCGCTCGACGCGAACGATCTCCACGTAGCTCACGTCTCCCTTTTCGGTTACGAACCGTCGTCGGACGAGATCGAGCGCTGGATGAACGGGCGCGCGACGGTCGATTTCGAAGCGTTCGCGCGGACGCTGGGGCCCCGATACGCGGCGCGCCATCGCGAAGGAGACGCGCGACAAGTTTTTCTCGCCATGGACGCGACCTGTCGTggatttctcgtcgtcgacgatcttcgaAAGGCGTTTCGTGCGTTTGCGCCGCGATTGGcgtcgaaagacgtcgaatggATGTTCGGCGAAGTCGATGGGGACGGAGACGGGCGCGTTTCCTATCGCGATTTTTTGCTCATGATCCAGGGGAGTCGGTAA
- the LOC136190226 gene encoding uncharacterized protein, giving the protein MKTAATIVWFQVPLLFALPISGDRNEEYFERQLAKFDPLVCTLKEEAINNWCNLRSEAAWRSNVPSYRRDQAMVFYSRNESKIGSPKRLLLFGGSLISGIFHSQTDESSLGDTWIYSPRTHSWTQLDLKSEPHARQGHTMATLCGSRVFLTGGIYCTDNVCWGTLSEVTPNDTWIFDGQTETWIEVQTTITNGSKSTLFSRNFEFHSFAVLGQNSSNCSCKESLFVVLFNPIGLTELWLLNCVNDSGFDRGISPEYRWEHIETKPDEVVMSIAPYVDYHMNVYFFGLLWPDIENLSFRLLRFNVSTREWEKGERIHHNFNQFGSSVHGYYTTLKTLVVSNGLDAVTMNLDGAASTFHSADSNYKARLQSIAFASAAVNKNELFVYGGHPTDSNMWRLQGNEEKTGVSLEWVRDNTPILSPNLLSTFAAYTTINDHLLYFTGHYENLDVQVSVEGQDIWTYFIHIWHMTVPEMWTLDLKTFRWWRYDLDEFPDVIPFTASVVSYHNYLLLGFGLRKYFVHDDAKVSAVNELWLYLDHLRTWVQLGNVSSPSPRAFASLVSLQNSSFLLFGGVAPQGDSNNVSLFNDLWILTVIQGRREKEFDFEWREVRVSDNALRPSGRFGHSAYYSHTLNSMYVFSGQLKIAGRCFQNYTWQFNLMSASWSRHKILNVGTSPSQNFVCQYKGVMLGKRIIVADDALDSARCIRLRQALIEKQSPGDIKRKYCPQSRGLYTLDFNEKKWIRLSQYQSPGNDRQVLFARKDEIFSINMRQSDTYGETASIWSFKPGCFAGYNSTDFTSIPCRICPKGTFSNAGAKTCTMCPTGMTTELEGSIGFDNCTCIRDYCHHGKCVPVRGKDTVFCKCDAGYTGLTCQTPTYYLIGSGALIVAIVVGLFSGCLGVSWRYRKKQKIALETAEGTLEKTRQQLNDEEQAWAIDAKKLTIKDVIATGGFGVVYRGEYCGDEVAVKKLKPEIVDIMKDDNAKELNMMKRVRHKNIVLFIGAVWLPKDVAPAFVVEFMEMGSLRGILDDAKVELDYERKLRCALDAAKGMQYLHSLDPPRLHRDLKCANLLVDTRWCVKVADFGCALLLRGSDESAVDDTPPSGVDSGFSDFSEDVPLISLRGKDRDRLKYSSYSFGTSLWKAPEAVLKKGYGTSADVYSFGIVLWEIITRKLPYQDIQSEYKYMCDLMDSIISGLRPTLSPSVLSQSCPNDYVELMTACWDEEPNERPPFKVTQSRLKEMLAATA; this is encoded by the exons ATGAAAACGGCAGCTACG ATCGTTTGGTTTCAAGTTCCGCTTCTGTTCGCTTTGCCCATCTCTGGCGATCGCAATGAAGAATATTTTGAGAGGCAGCTGGCGAAATTCGATCCTCTCGTGTGCACGCTGAAGGAAGAAGCGATAAATAACTGGTGCAACTTGCGTTCTGAAGCCGCGTGGAGATCAAACGTGCCTAGCTATAGAAGGGATCAAGCTATGGTATTTTACTCTCGAAACGAGTCAAAAATCGGGTCCCCGAAAAGACTTCTTCTGTTTGGAGGAAGCCTCATTTCTGGCATTTTTCACTCACAAACAGATGAGAGCTCGCTGGGCGATACGTGGATATACAGTCCACGAACGCATTCGTGGACTCAACTCGACCTAAAGTCTGAACCTCATGCAAGGCAGGGCCATACTATGGCAACACTATGCGGCAGTCGTGTGTTTCTGACAGGAGGCATCTATTGCACTGATAACGTTTGCTGGGGGACATTATCAGAGGTGACCCCTAATGACACGTGGATCTTTGATGGTCAAACTGAAACTTGGATTGAAGTGCAAACTACTATCACTAACGGAAGCAAATCGACATTGTTTTCACGGAATTTTGAGTTTCACAGTTTCGCTGTTCTAGGACAGAACTCGTCGAATTGCAGTTGCAAAGAGTCTCTGTTTGTTGTACTTTTCAACCCGATAGGGCTCACGGAACTGTGGCTTTTGAATTGCGTAAACGACAGCGGTTTTGATCGCGGAATCAGTCCCGAGTATAGATGGGAGCATATTGAAACAAAGCCAGATGAAGTTGTAATGTCCATTGCGCCTTACGTCGATTATCATATGAACGTGTATTTCTTTGGACTCTTGTGGCCTGATATCGAGAATCTTTCGTTCAGGCTATTGCGTTTCAACGTCAGTACGCGTGAATGggaaaagggagaaagaatTCACCATAACTTTAATCAGTTTGGTAGTTCTGTCCACGGGTACTATACAACGTTGAAAACGCTCGTTGTTTCCAACGGGCTAGACGCAGTGACTATGAACCTCGACGGAGCTGCGTCAACATTCCATTCAGCAGACTCTAACTACAAAGCTAGACTACAAAGCATTGCGTTCGCGAGTGCAGCTGTAAATAAGAACGAACTGTTCGTCTACGGTGGCCATCCAACTGATTCGAATATGTGGAGATTGCAgggaaacgaagagaagacggGGGTCTCATTGGAATGGGTGAGAGACAACACGCCGATTCTTTCTCCCAACTTGCTGTCCACTTTTGCAGCCTATACTACAATAAACGACCACCTTCTCTATTTTACAGGCCATTATGAAAACCTTGATGTACAGGTGTCGGTCGAAGGACAGGACATATGGACTTACTTTATCCATATATGGCATATGACAGTGCCAGAAATGTGGACGCTAGACTTGAAGACTTTTCGATGGTGGCGATACGACTTGGACGAGTTTCCAGACGTCATACCCTTCACGGCGTCGGTGGTATCATATCACAACTACCTGCTATTGGGATTCGGATTGCGAAAATATTTTGTTCATGATGACGCTAAAGTATCTGCTGTCAACGAACTGTGGCTGTATCTCGATCACTTGCGAACTTGGGTGCAGTTGGGAAACGTTAGTAGTCCATCGCCTAGAGCTTTCGCGTCACTCGTATCATTGCAAAACTCGAGCTTCCTTCTGTTTGGAGGTGTAGCTCCACAAGGCGACAGCAACaatgtttctcttttcaacgATCTCTGGATTCTGACCGTGATTCAAGGCAGGCGCGAGAAAGAGTTTGATTTCGAATGGAGAGAAGTACGAGTAAGCGATAACGCGTTGAGACCATCCGGCCGATTCGGCCATTCGGCTTATTATAGTCACACTCTCAACTCCATGTACGTTTTCAGTGGGCAATTGAAAATAGCGGGTAGATGTTTTCAAAACTATACATGGCAATTCAATTTGATGTCGGCCTCGTGGAGTAGGCACAAGATACTAAACGTAGGCACGTCGCCGAGTCAAAATTTCGTTTGTCAATACAAAGGAGTAATGCTTGGAAAGCGAATTATTGTCGCAGACGACGCACTTGACAGTGCCCGATGTATTCGCTTGCGCCAAGCATTGATTGAGAAGCAGTCTCCTGGCGACATAAAACGCAAGTACTGCCCTCAATCTCGTGGGCTGTATACTCTCGATTTCAATGAAAAGAAGTGGATACGATTGTCCCAATATCAGAGTCCCGGCAACGACCGTCAAGTCCTTTTCGCGCGAAAAGATGAAATCTTTTCAATCAACATGAGACAAAGCGACACTTACGGTGAGACCGCCAGTATCTGGTCGTTCAAACCGGGCTGCTTCGCTGGGTACAACAGCACCGATTTCACGTCAATTCCgtgcagaatttgtcctaaggGAACGTTCTCGAATGCTGGAGCTAAAACATGTACGATGTGTCCGACGGGAATGACAACTGAACTCGAGGGAAGTATCGGTTTTGACAACTGCACGTGCATTCGCGACTATTGCCACCACGGAAAATGCGTACCAGTGCGAGGCAAAGACACCGTTTTTTGCAAATGCGATGCCGGTTACACGGGCTTGACGTGCCAGACCCCCACCTACTACTTGATAGGATCTGGAGCGTTAATCGTGGCCATAGTCGTGGGTTTATTCTCGGGCTGTCTTGGCGTGAGCTGGCGTTATcgaaagaagcaaaaaatcgcTTTAGAAACGGCGGAGGGAACTCTAGAAAAAACAAGGCAACAactcaacgacgaagaacaaGCGTGGGCAATCGACGCCAAGAAGTTAACGATCAAAGACGTCATTGCCACGGGAGGATTCGGAGTCGTGTATCGGGGCGAATACTGCGGCGACGAGGTCGCCGTCAAAAAACTAAAAcccgaaatcgtcgacatAATGAAAGACGACAACGCCAAAGAGCTCAACATGATGAAACGAGTTCGCCACAAGAACATCGTGCTTTTCATCGGCGCCGTGTGGCTACCCAAAGACGTCGCTcccgctttcgtcgtcgagttcatGGAGATGGGATCGCTTCGAGGCATCTTAGACGACGCGAAGGTGGAGCTCGACTACGAAAGAAAACTGCGCTGCGCTTTGGACGCCGCCAAGGGAATGCAGTACTTGCACAGCTTGGATCCCCCGCGGCTCCATCGCGACTTGAAATGCGCCAATTTGCTCGTAGACACGCGCTGGTGCGTCAAGGTGGCTGATTTCGGGTgcgctcttcttctcagaGGAAGTGACGAAAGTGCAGTAGACGACACGCCACCGTCAGGAGTAGATAGCGGTTTTTCAGATTTCAGCGAAGACGTGCCACTAATTTCATTACGTGGCAAGGATCGAGACCGCTTGAAATATTCCTCCTACTCCTTTGGTACTTCGTTGTGGAAAGCTCCTGAAGCCGTTTTGAAAAAAGGATACGGTACTTCTGCTGATGTGTACAG CTTTGGCATCGTCCTATGGGAGATCATAACGCGCAAGTTGCCTTACCAGGACATTCAGAGTGAATACAAATACATGTGCGATCTTATGGACAGCATCATCAGCGGGCTGCGTCCGACTCTCTCGCCATCCGTGCTGTCGCAATCGTGTCCTAACGACTACGTGGAACTAATGACGGCTTGTTGGGATGAAGAACCGAACGAGAGGCCTCCATTCAAAGTCACGCAAAGCCGCCTCAAAGAAATGTTGGCAGCAACTGCATGA
- the LOC136190233 gene encoding histone H1.0-like, whose protein sequence is MSKASAAKPKAKAKPKTHPPYATMIVAAITSLKERSGSSRQSITKYINANYTVGDNASTQIKLALKRCVENGTLVQTKGTGASGSFRLPKSGKSGEPVKRKPSQRKTTKTTTDGPAKKPKPAAKKKPAATAAATGGVKKARGRPKGATTKKSTTTTDGGKAKKSPKKPKAAAKKPAARKSPKSPKSPKKSKAKK, encoded by the coding sequence ATGTCGAAAGCGTCTGCAGCAAAACCcaaggcgaaggcgaagccAAAAACTCATCCGCCTTACGCGACGATGATCGTCGCGGCGATCACGTCGCTCAAAGAGCGAAGCGGCTCGTCGCGCCAATCGATCACAAAATACATCAACGCCAACTACACGGTCGGCGACAACGCATCGACTCAGATCAAACTCGCTCTGAAACGCTGCGTCGAGAACGGCACGCTCGTCCAAACGAAAGGCACCGGAGCGTCCGGGTCCTTCCGATTGCCCAAATCGGGCAAGAGCGGCGAGCCGGTGAAACGAAAGCCGTCGcagcgaaagacgacgaagacgacaacggATGGCCCTGCCAAGAAACCGAAAccggcggcgaagaaaaagcccgccgccaccgccgcagCGACGGGCGGCGTGAAGAAAGCTCGCGGACGACCCAagggagcgacgacgaagaagtcgacgacaacgacggaCGGCGGTAAGGCGAAAAAGTCGCCGAAGAAGCCGAAGGCCGCCGCGAAGAAGCCCGCCGCTAGGAAGTCTCCGAAGTCTCCGAAGTCTccgaagaagtcgaaagcTAAAAAGTAG
- the LOC136190228 gene encoding cyclic nucleotide-gated channel rod photoreceptor subunit alpha-like, which produces MGDDVLLNLPSSSTTVRPHITLSRPSSPPEEADPAARTSATATRASFSSIVARLQSVAGGSERSDVNSSTTTSMHGERVRSLVRRFAVRARPDWRRMENSTLSTSDESDNETAVSAVTGKEFEEQRLKEKLRTYCEFDGKKVQKDQGKRRFFIDAINPLGNGYFYWLGVVSVAFIYNALIIFARAAFDDVIQTPTAMPVWFALDYLCDLVYVVDIVLVQMRLGYMDSSGILETDLKKVRKRYCAQKIFMIDLMSLLPFDLLYIIPKFRYEALLRLPRLLKVRHLLTFVDRLENRASYPNFFRASKTYILMVYIVHLTACTYYVISVWEGIGSNAWVYDGKGNGYVRSLYWSVITICSIGYGVNRRDRDRIPWPETNFEHVFHVFCFLFGVFVLSTVIGQIRGAIENVNAKKTAYKRRMAMLDKYMQRNEVDNKLQNRVRRWFSYSWDHKQADEIDACLEHVPTNIKVSLAIGAHLEALSKIKLFQDCEEMLRQELVVKLKPVWYLPGDYICRKGDVGKEMYILSKGEVQVKVEDDEGNEETVCVLYQGSVFGEISLLSIHDNNRRTAHVVSRWFSQLFVLRKRDLQDVLIDYPEAAETLRKKAMQLLKNDEKRIKLKDNNDNEQHKLKKFSKAFAQLHMRAKKRISKRNKVHPMLRPKSSVRQQTLTVSTPQPPTRSRPSTARLAIPRLPSRSSSSRAQSAVASLRGRSPAPSLLERPESRSSRLSVPAAVRSDSQSSLGSYLSVDQRAGGSMATSDGSWVSEAATIGAETAAPVPNAPPPSFQVEITVDEPEDEKKKSGLTVDARGTPHLRPRTPADFDTMSMISRLVDRNVQIKVPKQTTNRSRTPLIQLNDDDDGDDGDNECVPVSITVPALLTEARSVSRLLQIRSAVALDDDDDDSSLSTLADESFSLDDDDEDEDDDEDDSRARAGLRVDFRGTTHLRPKTSADYDAMSAISCMLDMGAFDKKEK; this is translated from the exons AtgggcgacgacgttctacTGAACCTACCGTCGTCCTCGACGACCGTTCGCCCTCACATAACGCTCAGTCGCCCTTCGTCTCCGCCGGAAGAGGCGGACCCCGCGGCCCGGACgtccgcgacggcgacgcgcgcCTCGTTCTCGAGCATCGTCGCGCGTCTTCAATCGGTCGCCGGAGGAAGCGAACGCAGCGACGTCAacagttcgacgacgacgtcgatgcacGGCGAGCGAGTCCGATCGCTCGTGCGACGCTTCGCCGTTCGCGCGCGACCCGATTGGCGACGAATGGAAAATtcgacgttgtcgacgtcggacgAGTCGGACAACGAGACGGCGGTGAGCGCCGTGACGGGGAAGGAATTCGAGGAGCAGCGACTCAAGGAGAAATTGAGAACGTATTGCGAATTTGACGGCAAGAAAGTTCAGAAAGAccaaggaaagagaagatttTTTATCGATGCTATTAATCCTCTAG GTAACGGGTATTTCTATTGGTTGGGCGTCGTTAGCGTTGCGTTCATTTACAATGCGCTCATAATTTTCGCCCGCGctgcgttcgacgacgtcattcagACGCCAACGGCGATGCCTGTCTGGTTCGCTTTGGACTATCTGTGCGATTTGGtgtacgtcgtcgacatcgttcTGGTGCAGATGCGACTTGGATATATGGATAGTTCTGGAATATTGGAA ACTGATTTGAAGAAAGTGCGAAAGAGATATTGTGCGCAGAAGATTTTTATG ATTGACCTAATGTCTTTGCTGCCCTTCGATTTGCTCTACATCATACCGAAGTTTCGATACGAAGCATtacttcgtcttcctcgtcttTTGAAA GTTCGGCATCTTCTCACGTTTGTGGACCGGTTAGAAAATCGAGCGTCCTATCCCAACTTCTTCAG AGCATCAAAAACATACATTCTCATGGTCTACATCGTTCACCTGACCGCCTGCACCTACTACGTTATTTCCGTTTGGGAAGGCATAGGAAGCAATGCATGGGTTTACGACGGAAAAGGCAACGG TTACGTTCGTTCCCTTTATTGGTCTGTTATTACGATTTGCTCCATCGGTTACGGCGTCAATCGCAGGGATCGCGATCGCATTCCGTGGCCGGAGACAAACTTCGAACACGTTTTTCACGTATTCTGTTTCCTGttcggcgttttcgttctGTCGACGGTAATTGGGCAAATTCGCGGAGCCATTGAGAACGTGAAtgcgaagaagacggcgtACAAAAGACGCATGGCCATGCTCGATAAATACatgcaaagaaacgaagtcgaCAACAAA TTGCAAAATAGGGTTAGACGCTGGTTTTCATATTCTTGGGATCACAAACAAGCCG atGAAATTGATGCCTGTTTGGAACACGTTCCAACGAATATCAAAGTATCGTTGGCCATTGGAGCTCACCTAGAAGCACTGAGTAAAATCAAGTTATTTCAA GATTGCGAAGAGATGCTGCGGCAGGAACTCGTCGTCAAACTCAAACCGGTTTGGTATCTTCCGGGCGACTACATATGCCGAAAG GGAGACGTCGGAAAAGAGATGTACATATTGAGCAAGGGCGAAGTGCAGGTgaaagtcgaagacgacgagggaAACGAGGAGACCGTTTGCGTTCTCTACCAGGGAAGCGTCTTTGGAGAAATAAG CTTGCTGTCGATTCACGATAATAATCGGCGCACCGCtcacgtcgtttcgcgatgGTTTTCGCAGCTTTTTGTTCTTCGAAAACGCGACCTACAGGACGTCTTGATCGACTATccggaggcggcggaaacgTTGAGAAAAAAGGCTAT GCAGCTCctaaagaacgacgagaagcgaatCAAACTAAAAgacaacaacgacaacgaacAGCACAAACTAAAGAAATTCTCCAAGGCATTCGCTCAGCTTCACATGCGAGCGAAAAAACGCAtttcaaaacgaaacaaaGTTCATCCGATGCTGCGACCCAAATCGAGCGTCCGACAACAGACGCTCACCGTTTCGACGCCTCAACCGCCGACGCGATCGCGACCGTCGACGGCTCGCCTCGCGATACCTCGATTACCGAgtcggtcgtcgtcgagtcgcgcTCAATCGGCCGTCGCTAGTCTCCGCGGTCGGTCGCCGGCGCCTTCTCTACTCGAACGACCGGaatcgcgttcgtcgcgtctGTCCGTGCCCGCGGCTGTGCGCTCCGACTCCCAGTCGAGCCTCGGTTCCTATTTATCGGTCGATCAGCGCGCTGGCGGATCGATGGCGACGTCGGACGGCTCGTGGGTGtccgaagcggcgacgatcggcgcCGAAACGGCTGCGCCCGTTCCTaacgcgccgccgccgtcgtttcaGGTCGAAATCACCGTCGACGAGCccgaggacgagaaaaagaaatctggGCTGACCGTCGACGCTCGCGGAACACCGCACCTGCGACCGCGTACGCCGGCCGATTTTGACACGATGTCGATGATATCGCGACTGGTCGATCGAAACGTTCAAATTAAAGTTCCCaaacagacgacgaatcgaagtcGAACGCCGCTCATTCaactcaacgacgacgacgacggtgatgacggcgacaacgaatGCGTTCCTGTTTCCATTACCGTTCCCGCTCTATTGACGGAGGCTCGTAGCGTGAGTCGACTTTTGCAGATTCGTTCTGCTgtcgctctcgacgacgatgacgacgattcgagttTGTCGACTCTCGCTGATGAATCGTTTAGtctcgacgatgacgacgaggacgaggacgacgacgaggacgattCAAGAGCGAGGGCTGGACTTCGAGTCGATTTTCGCGGCACAACTCATCTGCGACCGAAAACGTCGGCCGACTACGACGCCATGTCGGCCATTTCGTGCATGCTCGACATGGGAGCATTTGACAAGAAGGAGAAATGA